One window of Felis catus isolate Fca126 chromosome D4, F.catus_Fca126_mat1.0, whole genome shotgun sequence genomic DNA carries:
- the LOC102902407 gene encoding E3 ubiquitin-protein ligase Topors-like — MTEYDLDSESFIHLLEPYLQQHTHHFLHEFISFVHSPYNMETYDQRAIYQCPSVSPRVNKKSIASASVLPLSKDQALLASQRRNTRGQWNNEQKPLSGLRQFPNGNSSLKKWEIPLLHQKTASKIHAWVEDKPESGDHKGTTSTNNIILDFPTPRERGPGLLNCKKKVQERKMEGIKLLSGNVQDLGKSDTTAHTFSSLEIFNQGQSCQCSPKEGRILSPDQQINFQEKEAEKNKHSDSPPKIFQRRLPRERSLLSYKSRKRDPSWSCISETALSSKRNSRKLRSFKKKRLKGKQSSQFTEAGSHFSRRVQRQSQSNTHRSKSWCAGLTKRSLSRESSNPSLKGSNRSECFTQNICCVCSKVKNVHSYESNYGRASSTTVQHVKFPSTAGKRPKCSSKCESTSEAESPCNSFICLQIEKHRSPSKQEMKQKTAFPRAGKTRAVTHRKNKCQCPDIRTTKEVSEVRDLNDIRQRSSLSECAPSCRKPIQKKKNSSLQKCHLAMNERKGDKVLETDGCKLF; from the coding sequence ATGACAGAATATGATCTGGACAGTGAGTCTTTCATTCATCTCCTGGAACCTTATCTACAACAACACACCCACCATTTCCTGCAtgagtttatcagttttgttcatTCACCTTATAACATGGAGACCTATGACCAACGAGCCATCTATCAATGTCCTTCTGTTTCACCAAGGGTAAATAAGAAGTCCATAGCATCAGCTTCTGTTTTGCCTTTGTCTAAGGATCAGGCTCTACTGGCATCTCAACGTAGAAACACCCGGGGCCAATGGAATAATGAGCAGAAGCCTCTGTCAGGCTTGAGACAGTTTCCAAATGGTAACTCTTCCTTGAAGAAATGGGAAATCCCACTACTCCATCAAAAAACAGCAAGCAAGATCCATGCTTGGGTTGAAGATAAACCAGAATCAGGTGATCACAAAGGTACAACTTCTACTAACAATATAATCTTGGATTTCCCTACACCAAGGGAAAGGGGCCCAGGCTTACTGAATtgcaaaaaaaaagttcaagagaggaaaatggaaggGATTAAGTTGCTTTCTGGTAATGTCCAGGATCTGGGAAAGAGTGACACAACTGCACATACCTTCAGTTCCCTGGAAATTTTTAATCAGGGGCAGTCATGTCAGTGCAgtccaaaagaaggaaggatttTGAGCCCGGACCAGCAGATCAATTTCcaggaaaaagaagcagaaaagaataaacaCTCAGATTCACCACCAAAGATTTTTCAGAGAAGATTGCCGAGAGAAAGATCCTTGTTAAGTTACAAATCCAGAAAGAGGGACCCCTCTTGGAGTTGCATTTCAGAAACTGCCCTTTCTTCTAAGAGAAATAGTAGGAAGCTGAGATCTTTCAAAAAGAAGAGGTTGAAGGGCAAACAGTCCTCCCAATTTACAGAAGCTGGTTCACATTTCAGTAGAAGAGTCCAAAGACAATCACAGTCCAATACTCACAGATCCAAATCTTGGTGTGCTGGGCTTACAAAGAGATCTTTAAGCAGAGAATCAAGTAATCCCTCTCTGAAAGGAAGTAACAGAAGTGAATGCTTCACTCAAAATATATGCTGTGTGTGCTCAAAAGTGAAGAATGTGCATAGTTATGAATCAAACTATGGGAGAGCATCTTCAACCACAGTTCAACATGTGAAATTTCCTTCAACTGCTGGGAAGAGACCCAAGTGTTCTTCTAAATGTGAGAGTACTTCTGAAGCTGAAAGCCCCTGTAACAGTTTCATATGCCTACAGATTGAGAAACACAGGTCTCCAAGTAAACAAGAGATGAAGCAAAAAACTGCATTTCCTAGAGCTGGCAAAACTAGAGCAGTtacacacagaaaaaacaaatgcCAGTGTCCAGATATAAGAACCACAAAGGAAGTCAGTGAAGTGAGGGACCTGAATGATATAAGGCAAAGGAGTAGTCTTTCGGAGTGTGCACCTTCTTGCAGGAAGccaatccaaaagaaaaagaattcaagcCTTCAGAAATGTCACCTGGCCATGAATGAACGTAAAGGAGACAAAGTATTAGAAACAGATGGGTGCAAATTGTTTTGA